A DNA window from Mya arenaria isolate MELC-2E11 chromosome 17, ASM2691426v1 contains the following coding sequences:
- the LOC128224186 gene encoding uncharacterized protein LOC128224186: MKANTISNETCETTDCYCPDIGLCQTLGYSIPLNQLVANNTHVADHNRNYYFWIKSRNNAGLTNIEYLDILVDYSPPETGVIFEGYDGNPEIDYTSDNDLPVHWHGFIDHESGIMMYRVALAEHCLSTESILSENKNDSIIEVKEVIGRETSVTFKANFTGKYYASVIAINNAATASKAACSDGVVRDLSPPEFRNVKILNAKHSESVICDDKEPYLFTKDLQIIALNENERCLGICKHAYDPSDLVRVFPIQNQNTSDQNIHEFICDKTPLYTNEAPISIPNDQFQITWDMQEDESQIENYFIGFGDDAENTTHPSILDYKPTYGKRFFHKSHLGISSGERFFVSLKALSKSKSERTQIIGPFIIDETPPEVRTHPVVTISENHITMGWTNNSFYEPDQENNIDQIFFKIECNGKAISPFYEWSREDSEPCSAYSGGCIRYPLKSLQSFDTDQSLGFRFRLHVYNNAGHYAEKHIQTHFKFHQSIHLGKPSSLTLIHCTKIQRMT; encoded by the exons ATGAAGGCGAATACAATATCAAAT GAGACTTGTGAAACAACTGATTGTTATTGTCCAGACATTGGCCTATGTCAGACCTTGGGCTACAGTATTCCATTGAACCAACTTGTCGCTAATAACACGCATGTCGCGGATCATAACAGAAACTATTATTTTTGGATCAAATCAAGAAATAACGCAGGTCTTACAAACATCGAATATCTCGATATTTTGGTCGACTATTCGCCCCCAGAAACAGGAGTTATTTTTGAAG GATATGATGGTAACCCGGAGATCGATTATACAAGTGACAATGACTTACCTGTTCATTGGCATGGCTTTATTGACCATGAAAGCGGTATCATGATGTACAGAGTCGCACTTGCAGAGCATTGCCTAAGCACGGAATCAATTCTTTCGGAAAACAAGAACGATTCTATTATCGAAGTTAAGGAAGTTATTGGAAGAGAAACATCAGTAACGTTTAAAGCCAATTTTACAGGGAAGTATTACGCAAGTGTGATAGCAATAAACAACGCCGCAACCGCATCGAAGGCAGCCTGTTCCGACGGTGTTGTCAGGGATTTATCTCCACCAGAAtttagaaatgttaaaatacttAATGCCAAGCATTCGGAATCAGTTATTTGTGACGATAAAGAACCCTACTTGTTCACAAAAGATCTTCAGATTATTGCATTGAACGAAAATGAACGGTGCTTAGGAATCTGTAAGCATGCGTATGACCCTTCAGATTTAGTAAGAGTGTTTccaattcaaaatcaaaatacttcCGACCAGAATATACATGAATTCATTTGTGACAAAACTCCGTTATATACAAATGAAGCTCCAATCTCTATTCCGAATGACCAGTTTCAAATAACGTGGGATATGCAAGAGGACGAAAGTCAGAtagaaaactattttattggCTTTGGGGATGACGCTGAGAATACGACACACCCTTCAATACTTGACTATAAACCTACTTATGGCAAACGCTTCTTTCACAAATCCCATTTAGGAATAAGTTCAGGAGAGCGATTTTTCGTCAGTCTTAAAGCTTTGAGCAAGTCCAAATCTGAGAGGACACAAATCATTGGACCTTTCATTATAGACGAAACACCTCCAGAGGTGCGCACGCATCCAGTTGTTACCATTTCAGAAAACCATATCACCATGGGCTGGACCAATAACAGCTTTTATGAACCTGATCAGGAAAATAACATAGACcaaatattcttcaaaatag AATGCAATGGAAAAGCAATTAGCCCATTTTATGAATGGAGCCGTGAAGACTCGGAGCCGTGCAGTGCATATTCCGGAGGATGTATTAGATACCCCTTAAAGTCACTTCAGTCTTTCGATACCGATCAGAGCCTAGGTTTTCGGTTTCGATTACACGTCTATAATAATGCTGGTCATTACGCAGAGAAACATATTCAGACACATTTCAAATTCCATCAAAGTATACACCTGGGCAAGCCATCGTCTTTGACATTGATCCATTGCACAAAGATTCAACGAATGACGTAG